The Rhopalosiphum maidis isolate BTI-1 chromosome 1, ASM367621v3, whole genome shotgun sequence genome has a segment encoding these proteins:
- the LOC113560803 gene encoding uncharacterized protein LOC113560803 — MSKHQEMECPPAANCDADEDEWKKMSLTSKAAFVARNVTVEPMLGVFQLSMIMSSLTTQNLNMQKACRVNLNLDKTACFALENKNASSFPAEEVAVQQMVTKMMLWQSLFQNMIPCVLVMFVGSWSDRNRKRKPFMLLPIIGELVRNIGLIACVYFFYELPMEIAGIVETVPSAISGGLPVLILAVFAYVGDISTVKNRTVRVGFVSLFFSVSVTFGSALSGIVFRDYGFYGVYIISTALYLFSFIYCIIVIKDIKPDVEKYHGPHSAVEHCKKSFLLEITDFFDLKHVKEAIRVTFKRRNDDNRRNDIILLFVIMVIILGPLSGEQTLMYLLVRVKFGWNEVDFSVFSTYYFICNLVGIGFALWILVNRLGIDDRLIGAIGCLSKGLASFVYAFAPTEFLFYLGPIVDIFHGTALVAFRAILSKLVPANQLGQALAVSSLVETIVPAIFRPLYSVIYYKTLHYIPGAFYVLGGVLNFFGIIVFILMYKKKKQNEKCKYVEEKQALSAEPRSEHP, encoded by the exons ATGAGCAAACACCAAGAAATGGAGTGTCCACCGGCTGCCAACTGTGATGCGGACGAAGACGAATGGAAGAAAATGAGCTTAACGTCAAAAGCAGCCTTCGTGGCCCGAAACGTGACGGTAGAACCGATGCTGGGCGTATTCCAGCTTTCCATGATCATGTCCAGCTTGACCACACAAAATCTGAACATGCAAAAGGCTTGCCGAGTGAACTTGAATCTGGACAAGACGGCGTGCTTTGCCCTGGAGAATAAAAACGCCTCATCTTTCCCGGCCGAAGAGGTGGCAGTGCAGCAAATGGTGACCAAGATGATGTTATGGCAAAGCCTCTTCCAGAACATGATACCGTGTGTTCTGGTGATGTTCGTCGGTTCGTGGAGCGACCGGAACCGGAAGCGGAAGCCGTTCATGCTGTTGCCAATAATCGGCGAGCTCGTGCGCAATATCGGCTTAATTGCTTGCGTGTACTTCTTTTACGAGTTGCCGATGGAGATAGCAGGTATTGTCGAGACGGTCCCATCTGCTATTTCGGGTGGTCTTCCAGTACTGATACTAGCCGTGTTCGCGTACGTGGGGGACATAAGCACA GTTAAAAACAGGACAGTTCGAGTTGGGtttgtaagtttatttttttcggtcAGTGTCACATTTGGATCAGCATTATCCGGCATCGTGTTTCGAGATTATGGTTTTTACGGCGTGTACATTATATCCACTGCATTGTATTTGTTCAGCTtcatatactgtataattgtCATCAAAGATATTAAGCCCGACGTAGAAAAATATCATGGACCCCATAGTGCCGTTGAACATTGCAAAAAATCATTTCTTCTCGAGATAACCGATTTCTTTGACTTGAAACATGTAAAAGAAGCGATTCGAGTTACATTTAAGCGAAGAAATGACGACAACCGAAGAAACGACATTATACTGTTGTTTGTTATCATGGTCATTATTTTGGGTCCTCTGAGCG GTGAACAAACATTGATGTATTTGTTGGTTCGAGTTAAATTCGGTTGGAATGAAGTAGACTTCAGTGTCTTCTCCACGTATTACTTTATTTGTAATCTCgtag GTATTGGATTCGCATTGTGGATTCTGGTTAATCGTTTGGGTATTGACGACAGACTGATCGGAGCAATTGGATGTCTGAGCAAAGGATTGGCTTCTTTCGTTTACGCCTTTGCGCCGACCGAATTTTTATTCTACCTag gtCCGATTGTCGACATTTTTCACGGTACAGCACTTGTTGCATTTAGGGCGATACTCTCAAAACTCGTTCCGGCAAATCAACTAG GCCAAGCGTTGGCGGTATCTTCACTCGTCGAAACTATAGTTCCTGCAATATTCAGACCACTGTAcagtgtaatttattataagacacTACACTATATACCTGGCGCATTTTACGTACTTGGTGGAGTGCTTAATTTTTTCGGCatcattgtttttat ATTGatgtacaagaaaaaaaaacaaaatgaaaaatgtaaatacgtcGAAGAGAAACAAGCCTTATCGGCAGAACCTAGAAGTGAGCATCCATAA